One window of Mesorhizobium sp. WSM4904 genomic DNA carries:
- the cyoD gene encoding cytochrome o ubiquinol oxidase subunit IV, whose translation MSEIDSRIEEELDRRDSAPGEERITEHELAGGLSGYLLGFGLAILLTIASFLAAQTDLIYQPAVISALVVLAIAQMGVHLVFFLHITTGPDNTNNVLALAFGVLIVALVVIGSVWIMAHLSVNMAPMSAHQAAMMP comes from the coding sequence ATGAGTGAAATCGACAGCCGGATCGAGGAAGAACTCGACCGCCGTGATTCAGCGCCGGGCGAAGAGCGCATCACCGAGCACGAGCTGGCGGGAGGACTGTCGGGCTACCTGCTCGGCTTTGGCCTGGCGATCCTGTTGACCATCGCCTCATTCCTCGCCGCGCAAACCGACCTGATCTACCAGCCGGCGGTGATCTCGGCCCTGGTGGTGCTGGCCATCGCGCAGATGGGCGTGCACCTCGTCTTCTTCCTGCACATCACCACCGGGCCCGACAACACCAACAACGTGCTGGCACTCGCCTTCGGCGTGCTGATCGTCGCGCTCGTCGTGATCGGCTCGGTCTGGATCATGGCCCATCTCAGCGTGAACATGGCGCCGATGAGCGCCCACCAGGCCGCGATGATGCCTTAG
- a CDS encoding aminopeptidase, translated as MASGVAGCTSVSYYAQSIEGHVEIMAARRNVGRLTRDPSTPEALRAKLTSASAIRRFATDELALPDNSSYRSYVDVGRDNVTFAVFAAPQFSLTPITWCFPVFGCVPYRGYFSQKSAAESAAELQRQGLDVYVSGVTAYSTLGWFSDPLLNTMLRQDDTYIASLVFHELAHQKIYVNNDSAFNEAFAVAVETSGVRKWLRATGNRAGLRRYEANRKRNADFLGLISKTRDELRQVYGSPRAPEQMAAAKTATIDRLRMRYRHMRDTRWAGYRGYDAWFNSPINNAKLAATAVYGEQVPAFLRLFDLCSGDYPRFYASVRRMGALPAASREQALKAAATCD; from the coding sequence ATGGCGTCCGGCGTCGCCGGGTGCACCAGCGTTTCCTATTACGCGCAGTCGATTGAGGGCCATGTCGAGATCATGGCAGCGCGCAGGAATGTCGGGAGGCTGACCCGCGATCCTTCGACGCCGGAGGCATTGCGCGCCAAGCTGACGTCGGCGAGCGCCATACGCCGCTTTGCCACGGACGAGTTGGCGCTGCCCGACAACAGCAGCTACCGCAGCTATGTCGACGTCGGCCGGGACAATGTGACCTTTGCCGTTTTTGCCGCGCCGCAATTTTCGCTCACGCCGATAACATGGTGCTTTCCGGTCTTCGGCTGCGTTCCATATCGGGGCTACTTTTCGCAAAAATCCGCGGCTGAAAGCGCTGCCGAGCTGCAGCGGCAGGGGCTGGACGTTTACGTGTCGGGCGTCACCGCCTATTCCACGCTGGGGTGGTTCAGCGACCCGCTGCTCAACACCATGCTGCGTCAGGACGACACCTATATCGCCAGCCTTGTCTTTCACGAACTGGCGCATCAGAAAATCTATGTGAACAACGACTCTGCGTTCAACGAGGCTTTCGCGGTTGCCGTCGAAACCAGCGGTGTCCGGAAATGGCTCCGCGCCACGGGAAACCGCGCCGGATTGCGCCGCTACGAAGCCAATCGCAAGCGCAACGCCGATTTCCTCGGACTGATATCGAAAACCCGGGACGAGTTGAGGCAGGTCTACGGAAGTCCCCGTGCCCCGGAGCAGATGGCGGCCGCCAAAACAGCCACGATCGACAGGCTGCGGATGCGCTACCGCCACATGCGCGACACGCGATGGGCCGGATACCGGGGCTACGATGCCTGGTTCAATAGCCCAATCAACAACGCAAAGCTCGCCGCGACCGCCGTCTACGGCGAACAAGTTCCGGCGTTTCTTCGCCTGTTCGACTTGTGCTCCGGCGACTATCCAAGATTCTATGCTTCCGTTCGGCGGATGGGGGCCTTACCTGCAGCTTCGCGGGAGCAGGCGCTGAAGGCGGCGGCGACGTGCGATTGA
- a CDS encoding substrate-binding domain-containing protein — MRTTLRGSRVLRVALLASAGLCVAGAAQAADPMVKACAKDGQFVIGFSQANNAEPYRQHVNDELTAAAKEVPGFTLQIADGAGNVNTQTSQVDNFITQKVDLLLISPFEAAPLTPAVKRAMDAGIPVIELDRKTVGDPGKDYTAFIGGDNFKIAEEAGKYTASKLLPDGGEAAVLEGLPSSTPAVERLNGFKEGVKANAKIQIVAEQAADWVPDKAQTAFSAMLQAHPDIKVLYASNDMMAAGALLAAKGAGKDVKIIGTDGLPGPAGGIEAVAKGDWAATFTYPTGAKEAIDMAKKILLDCATSVEPTVTVDTTAITPENAKQLAGK; from the coding sequence ATGAGAACCACACTGAGAGGATCGCGCGTCCTTCGGGTCGCGCTTCTGGCAAGCGCCGGCCTGTGCGTTGCAGGCGCCGCGCAGGCGGCGGACCCGATGGTCAAGGCCTGCGCCAAGGACGGCCAGTTCGTCATCGGCTTTTCGCAGGCCAACAATGCCGAGCCCTATCGCCAGCACGTCAATGACGAGCTGACGGCGGCGGCCAAGGAAGTGCCCGGCTTCACGCTGCAGATCGCCGACGGCGCCGGAAACGTCAACACGCAGACCTCGCAGGTCGACAACTTCATCACCCAGAAGGTCGATCTTCTGCTGATCTCGCCCTTCGAGGCCGCCCCGCTGACGCCTGCCGTGAAGCGCGCCATGGATGCCGGCATCCCGGTCATCGAGCTCGACCGCAAGACGGTGGGCGACCCCGGCAAGGACTACACGGCCTTCATCGGCGGCGACAATTTCAAGATCGCCGAGGAAGCCGGCAAGTACACGGCATCGAAGCTTTTGCCCGATGGCGGCGAGGCGGCGGTGCTGGAGGGCCTGCCGAGCTCGACGCCGGCGGTGGAGCGCTTGAACGGCTTCAAGGAAGGCGTGAAGGCCAATGCCAAGATCCAGATCGTCGCCGAGCAGGCCGCCGACTGGGTTCCGGATAAAGCCCAGACCGCCTTTTCCGCCATGCTCCAGGCGCATCCCGACATCAAGGTGCTTTATGCCTCGAACGACATGATGGCCGCGGGCGCGTTGCTCGCCGCCAAGGGCGCCGGCAAGGACGTCAAGATCATCGGCACCGACGGCCTGCCAGGCCCGGCCGGCGGCATCGAGGCCGTCGCCAAGGGTGATTGGGCGGCGACATTCACCTATCCGACGGGCGCCAAGGAAGCGATCGACATGGCAAAGAAGATCCTGCTCGACTGCGCGACCTCCGTTGAGCCGACCGTGACGGTGGACACCACTGCGATCACGCCGGAGAACGCCAAGCAGCTGGCCGGCAAATAG
- a CDS encoding ABC transporter permease, with translation MSDQKISVAANPAASSPAAPGAQKHRVDPLAIIVRFQSLIGLVLVAIGGVIFSPRRHGEILFLNPDNIANIVRAVSETGIIAIGMTFVIITAGIDLSVGAVLGLSAVVTATMMISGGFGLIATILAVLVMGTVFGIIQGTISTRFRLEPFIVTLAGLQAARGLALVVSGNQYINISYGDGPGLAPPVFAVLGERLFDNTVPVATIVFIIFAAIATLVLNTTRFGRYVYAVGGNERAARISGVPVSMVKVSVYAITGFASALAGIVHAGQFNFGSANDGMGYELTAIAAVVIGGTSLFGGAGSMVGTVAGTIMLGALANILQLNNITPAMQLLATAAIIVLAAVLQSLVRRREGLGR, from the coding sequence ATGTCGGACCAGAAGATTTCGGTGGCGGCCAACCCGGCAGCTTCAAGCCCGGCGGCGCCCGGGGCGCAAAAGCACCGCGTCGACCCGCTGGCGATCATCGTGCGCTTCCAGAGCTTGATCGGCCTGGTGCTGGTGGCGATCGGCGGCGTCATCTTCTCGCCGCGGCGTCACGGCGAGATACTGTTCCTCAACCCCGACAATATCGCCAACATCGTGCGCGCCGTGTCGGAGACCGGCATCATCGCCATCGGCATGACCTTCGTCATCATCACCGCCGGCATCGACCTGTCGGTGGGCGCGGTGCTTGGCCTCTCCGCCGTCGTCACCGCCACCATGATGATCTCCGGCGGCTTCGGCCTCATCGCCACCATCCTGGCCGTGCTCGTCATGGGCACCGTCTTCGGCATCATCCAGGGCACGATCTCCACGCGCTTCCGGCTCGAGCCCTTCATCGTCACGCTCGCCGGCCTGCAGGCGGCGCGGGGGCTCGCGCTGGTCGTTTCCGGCAATCAGTACATCAACATCTCCTATGGCGACGGCCCAGGCCTGGCGCCGCCGGTATTCGCGGTGCTTGGCGAGCGCCTGTTCGACAACACCGTGCCGGTTGCGACCATCGTCTTCATCATCTTCGCGGCGATCGCCACGCTGGTGCTCAACACCACGCGCTTCGGCCGCTACGTCTATGCCGTCGGCGGCAACGAGCGCGCCGCGCGCATTTCCGGCGTGCCGGTGTCGATGGTGAAGGTCTCGGTCTACGCCATCACCGGCTTTGCCTCCGCCCTTGCCGGCATCGTGCATGCCGGCCAGTTCAACTTCGGCAGCGCCAATGACGGCATGGGCTACGAGCTCACCGCGATCGCCGCCGTGGTCATCGGCGGCACCAGCCTGTTCGGCGGCGCCGGCTCGATGGTCGGCACCGTGGCCGGCACCATCATGCTAGGTGCGTTGGCCAACATCCTTCAGCTCAACAACATCACCCCCGCCATGCAGCTGCTCGCGACCGCCGCGATCATCGTGCTCGCGGCAGTGCTTCAATCCCTCGTTCGCCGCCGCGAGGGTTTGGGACGATAG
- a CDS encoding sugar ABC transporter ATP-binding protein: protein MSAPLLSVTGAVKRFGGVQALRGVDFDLKAGEIHALLGENGAGKSTLMNLLSGVYMPDEGEIRIDGKLVTFNNPREAQAAGIATIFQELDLVPSLDVAANLFLGRELMRPGGMLDVPAMRREAKQRLEAIELAIDPARLVADLSIGQRQVVAIVKALSYASRVLIMDEPTAALTVGEVERLFDIMRKLAATGVGIVYISHRLEEVPGIADRVTVMRDGRVAGITEPHAPQAELVRLLVGRPLDELYPERAKSAGKTLLSLKNASFRLARESAGWQPPSGISLEVREGEIVGLAGIMGAGRTELLSALYGTGLAGRWQGEIAVDGRPVKLESINAARKAGIAFVTDDRRGSGLMLRMAVGLNLVMSVIRRISPAGLMSPRRQAEAVRQSFGQFDIRPKNPDIAVGALSGGNQQKVVLAKEILGNPRLLLLDEPTRGVDVGAKGEIYARLRALAAQGLGILVASSEMPELIGLCDRIVVLRRGRNVAEFNGGIDEHTVLAAANGREA from the coding sequence ATGAGCGCGCCGCTGCTTTCCGTCACCGGTGCGGTAAAACGCTTTGGCGGCGTCCAGGCGCTGCGCGGCGTCGATTTCGATTTGAAGGCCGGCGAGATCCATGCGCTGCTCGGCGAGAACGGCGCCGGCAAGTCGACGCTGATGAACCTTTTGTCCGGCGTCTACATGCCGGACGAGGGCGAGATCCGCATCGACGGCAAGCTGGTCACCTTCAACAATCCGCGCGAGGCGCAGGCCGCCGGCATCGCGACCATTTTCCAGGAACTCGACCTCGTGCCGTCGCTCGATGTCGCGGCAAACCTCTTCCTCGGCCGCGAGCTTATGCGGCCTGGCGGCATGCTCGACGTGCCGGCGATGCGTCGCGAGGCCAAGCAGCGGCTGGAGGCGATCGAGCTCGCCATCGACCCCGCGCGCCTCGTCGCTGACCTATCGATCGGCCAGCGCCAGGTGGTGGCGATCGTCAAGGCGCTGTCCTATGCCTCGCGCGTGCTCATCATGGACGAGCCGACTGCCGCTCTCACCGTCGGCGAGGTCGAACGCCTGTTCGACATCATGAGGAAGCTCGCCGCGACCGGTGTCGGCATCGTCTATATCTCGCACCGGCTGGAGGAAGTGCCCGGTATCGCCGACAGGGTGACGGTGATGCGCGACGGCCGGGTCGCCGGTATCACCGAGCCGCACGCGCCGCAGGCCGAGCTGGTCCGCCTCCTGGTCGGGCGGCCGCTGGACGAGCTTTATCCCGAACGCGCGAAGAGCGCCGGCAAGACGCTGCTCAGCTTGAAGAACGCCAGCTTCAGGCTCGCCCGCGAAAGCGCCGGCTGGCAACCGCCGAGCGGCATCTCGCTCGAGGTCAGGGAAGGCGAGATCGTCGGGCTGGCCGGCATCATGGGGGCGGGGCGCACCGAGCTGCTGTCCGCGCTCTACGGCACCGGCCTTGCCGGCCGCTGGCAGGGCGAGATCGCAGTCGACGGCCGCCCGGTAAAACTCGAATCCATCAATGCGGCGCGCAAGGCGGGCATCGCCTTCGTCACCGACGACCGGCGCGGCAGCGGCCTGATGCTGAGGATGGCGGTCGGCCTCAACCTGGTGATGTCGGTGATCCGCCGCATCTCGCCGGCCGGCCTGATGTCGCCACGCCGCCAGGCTGAGGCCGTGCGGCAGTCCTTCGGCCAGTTCGACATCCGCCCGAAGAATCCGGACATCGCCGTCGGCGCGCTGTCCGGCGGCAACCAGCAGAAGGTTGTGCTGGCCAAGGAAATCCTCGGCAACCCGCGGCTCCTGCTGCTCGACGAGCCGACGCGCGGCGTCGATGTCGGCGCCAAGGGCGAGATCTACGCGCGGCTGAGAGCCCTTGCGGCGCAGGGGCTGGGCATACTGGTCGCCTCCAGCGAGATGCCGGAGCTGATCGGGCTTTGCGACCGGATCGTGGTGCTGCGCCGGGGTCGCAATGTGGCGGAATTCAACGGCGGCATCGACGAGCACACCGTGCTTGCCGCGGCAAATGGCAGGGAGGCCTGA
- a CDS encoding LacI family DNA-binding transcriptional regulator, which produces MPTMAEVARRAGVSVSTVSHVVNRTRFVSPEKAQLINDAIAAMGYQPNELARSLKVASTNSVGLAISAISNPYFTDIICAVEAECARLGLMVFLSDTQEDPDRELQVVRAFHQRRVDGVILAPSGSPERAIAYLAEKKLPCVLIDRFADDRFDQIGVENETAMRALIDHVASFGHKRIGYIAGQPGLATTRERVDAFRASLAANGLECLPHYVSPENVDTASATASTHAILSLPAPPTALVTGNNMTTIGAVRAIREKGLSIPRDLSLVGFDDFEWADCFEPRLTLVEQPCTEIGRQAAALLSERIASSDAAPRAVRLEATLQARQSCARPPHTRPA; this is translated from the coding sequence ATGCCGACAATGGCTGAGGTCGCGCGCCGCGCCGGCGTCTCGGTTTCGACCGTCTCGCATGTGGTCAACCGCACGCGCTTCGTCTCGCCCGAGAAAGCGCAACTCATCAACGACGCCATCGCCGCCATGGGCTACCAGCCCAACGAACTGGCGCGCTCGCTGAAGGTCGCCTCGACCAATAGCGTCGGGCTCGCCATATCGGCGATCTCCAACCCTTACTTCACCGACATCATCTGTGCGGTCGAAGCCGAATGCGCGCGTCTCGGCCTGATGGTGTTCCTATCCGATACGCAGGAAGACCCGGACCGCGAGCTTCAGGTGGTGCGCGCCTTCCACCAGCGCCGCGTCGACGGCGTCATCCTGGCGCCGTCCGGCTCGCCGGAGCGCGCGATCGCCTATCTCGCCGAAAAGAAGCTGCCCTGCGTGCTCATCGACCGCTTCGCCGACGACCGCTTCGACCAGATCGGCGTCGAGAACGAGACGGCGATGCGGGCGCTGATCGATCATGTCGCCTCCTTCGGCCACAAGCGCATCGGCTACATCGCCGGCCAGCCGGGGCTCGCCACCACGCGCGAGCGTGTCGACGCCTTCCGTGCCTCGCTCGCAGCCAATGGACTTGAGTGCCTGCCGCACTATGTCTCGCCGGAGAATGTCGACACGGCGAGCGCAACGGCATCGACGCATGCGATCCTGTCGCTGCCTGCGCCGCCCACCGCATTGGTCACCGGCAACAACATGACGACGATCGGGGCAGTCCGTGCCATCCGCGAGAAGGGTCTTTCGATCCCGCGCGACCTCTCGCTGGTCGGCTTCGACGATTTCGAATGGGCCGACTGTTTCGAGCCCAGGCTGACGCTGGTCGAGCAGCCCTGCACCGAGATCGGCAGGCAGGCGGCGGCGTTGCTTAGCGAGCGCATCGCATCGAGCGACGCGGCGCCGCGCGCGGTGCGGCTCGAGGCAACGCTGCAGGCGCGCCAATCCTGCGCGAGGCCGCCCCACACGAGGCCGGCATGA
- a CDS encoding serine protease, whose product MTFEESEAAWRSGKFGDDKKIIEGQVVTRTGFFAWQVAIGYAEIPNNFAAQFCGGVSLSPSIVLTAAHCILQAKDHPIFVLGGTAKLSAGGTRHAVSKSVVSPLYDAATKENDLAVLKVDDNGLSGSLPVADMPDALLDRTFLTISGWGVTDPDRRTSKSDDLREASVPTQTTDVCNAPDALNGQVKASMFCAGNVNGGSDACLGDSGGPAVVETPQGPYLVGLSSWGDGCGLAKKYGVYARVFPYMNWIKTVADGN is encoded by the coding sequence ATGACTTTCGAAGAAAGCGAGGCGGCCTGGCGCAGCGGCAAGTTCGGCGACGACAAGAAGATTATCGAAGGCCAGGTTGTCACCCGAACCGGGTTTTTCGCCTGGCAAGTGGCGATCGGCTATGCGGAGATCCCAAACAATTTCGCCGCCCAGTTTTGCGGCGGCGTCTCCCTCTCGCCATCGATTGTCCTGACCGCCGCCCATTGCATTTTGCAGGCGAAGGATCATCCGATCTTCGTGCTCGGCGGGACGGCAAAACTGTCCGCCGGCGGCACGCGGCACGCTGTTTCGAAGTCGGTCGTCAGCCCGTTGTACGATGCGGCGACCAAGGAGAACGACCTGGCGGTCCTCAAGGTCGATGACAATGGCTTGTCGGGATCGCTTCCGGTCGCCGACATGCCGGATGCGCTGCTCGACCGGACGTTCCTGACGATCAGCGGATGGGGCGTGACCGATCCGGACAGGAGGACGTCCAAGAGCGACGATCTGCGCGAGGCGTCCGTGCCGACGCAGACGACGGATGTCTGCAACGCCCCCGACGCTCTTAACGGGCAGGTGAAGGCGTCGATGTTTTGCGCTGGAAACGTAAATGGCGGTAGCGACGCCTGTCTCGGAGACAGCGGCGGGCCGGCAGTGGTTGAAACCCCGCAGGGACCCTACCTGGTCGGGCTTTCCAGTTGGGGAGATGGCTGCGGCCTTGCCAAGAAATACGGCGTCTATGCCAGGGTCTTTCCGTATATGAACTGGATAAAGACAGTCGCCGACGGCAACTGA
- a CDS encoding caspase family protein yields the protein MTLAASLLASQSACLANTTVPRIALVIGNANYEYVGGVPRARNDALDFGSFLQSKLGFDDVRIVLDAHKNDMDAELANLVSRSSIWQASRQTKPIVVVYFSGHGFTEGGKQFLAAVDAGLGGHDPAVNSYAVETVIETLMRDAIIVQLVDACRNELQWKDSELPVANVDFLRGSETASISSSKSLSDAVGVPQPELSMYAERAEYLTGYANRNGQSVDQSVRPTDRNSPYTAALLKNFGRPGRPIFNDFLGVRNDDDLHHIGNIPVEEDGMIGVIYITLTPTILKEADDLWASISTSSDRDTVLDYLIRYRNGQNIIDVMKKLKEIAAGRR from the coding sequence TTGACCTTGGCGGCGTCGCTGCTGGCTTCTCAATCTGCTTGCCTGGCAAACACCACCGTTCCACGCATCGCGCTCGTCATAGGCAACGCCAACTACGAGTACGTTGGCGGCGTGCCCAGGGCACGGAACGACGCGCTGGATTTCGGCTCCTTTCTGCAGTCGAAACTGGGTTTCGACGACGTGCGGATCGTGCTCGATGCGCACAAGAACGACATGGATGCCGAATTGGCCAATCTGGTCTCCAGGAGTAGCATCTGGCAGGCAAGTCGGCAGACCAAGCCGATTGTCGTGGTCTATTTCTCCGGGCATGGTTTCACGGAAGGCGGCAAGCAGTTCCTGGCGGCCGTCGATGCCGGCCTCGGCGGCCATGACCCAGCGGTGAACAGCTATGCCGTGGAAACCGTTATCGAAACGCTGATGCGCGACGCCATCATCGTCCAACTGGTCGACGCCTGCCGCAATGAGCTCCAGTGGAAGGACAGCGAGCTGCCCGTGGCCAACGTGGATTTTCTGCGTGGATCCGAGACGGCCTCGATCTCCTCCTCGAAGTCGCTTTCGGACGCCGTCGGCGTTCCGCAACCGGAGCTGTCGATGTATGCCGAGCGCGCCGAATACCTGACCGGCTACGCCAATCGCAACGGTCAGTCGGTGGATCAATCGGTTCGGCCGACCGACAGAAACAGCCCCTACACAGCCGCGCTGTTGAAGAATTTCGGCAGGCCGGGGCGTCCCATCTTCAATGATTTCCTTGGGGTGCGTAACGACGACGATCTGCACCATATTGGGAACATTCCCGTGGAGGAGGATGGTATGATCGGAGTGATTTACATCACCCTCACGCCAACCATCCTGAAGGAGGCGGACGATCTTTGGGCGTCGATATCGACCAGTTCGGACAGGGATACCGTTCTGGACTACCTGATCCGTTACAGGAACGGCCAGAACATCATCGACGTCATGAAGAAGCTTAAGGAAATCGCGGCGGGGCGACGATGA
- a CDS encoding trypsin-like serine protease produces the protein MNGACRFLMAVAVLCLSLAARAQEVRHDVIYPACPPSPNPFCMAADFRSLLRLQTSGGDIRLISDDSLLIEVDATGHATSGIHDRIFEGIRIPPILDEVVRIEFDVGLSRPALCTGVALNRNTVLTAGHCACAVQAAYRVSFPRYSGKMFRAQESEFHDPRKLSRPPLPFLGYDCRRLMYPQPGKDLGLLFLEPSAAPSSEFDPVAPPAAPFFLLHDMLNKGELRNLLIFGYGRREDQTMPHDLIGASTPIRDPFCLRDRYDGAQCGIFREFTLSSLVTEVDPGADTCDGDSGGPVYFIGTKSLPEGVELHRMLVGITSRGLGGVPQFGQGYCGGGGVYTAVAHPDVLKWLAVNGVPLEVGLTAKRFAEKAFVEKSIFDQ, from the coding sequence ATGAACGGCGCCTGCCGGTTCCTCATGGCTGTCGCGGTGCTTTGCCTGTCCTTGGCTGCACGGGCGCAGGAAGTGAGGCACGACGTTATCTATCCGGCGTGTCCGCCTTCTCCCAATCCGTTTTGCATGGCGGCCGATTTCCGAAGCCTGTTGCGATTACAGACCAGCGGCGGAGACATAAGGCTGATTTCCGACGACAGCCTTCTGATCGAAGTTGATGCCACCGGACACGCAACGAGCGGTATCCACGACCGAATCTTCGAAGGTATCCGCATTCCGCCTATTCTGGACGAGGTGGTTCGCATCGAGTTCGATGTAGGGCTCAGCCGGCCGGCGCTGTGCACCGGCGTCGCGCTGAACAGGAATACGGTCCTAACAGCGGGCCATTGCGCGTGCGCCGTGCAGGCAGCCTATCGCGTCAGCTTTCCTCGATATTCCGGTAAGATGTTTCGAGCTCAGGAATCGGAGTTCCACGATCCGCGCAAGCTGTCCCGCCCGCCGCTGCCTTTTTTGGGCTACGATTGCCGGCGACTGATGTATCCCCAACCGGGAAAGGACCTGGGACTGCTCTTCCTGGAGCCGTCCGCCGCGCCATCGAGCGAATTCGACCCGGTGGCGCCTCCGGCGGCGCCATTTTTCCTCCTGCACGACATGCTCAACAAGGGTGAGCTGCGCAATCTGCTCATTTTTGGCTACGGGCGGCGCGAGGACCAGACAATGCCTCACGATCTGATCGGCGCTTCGACCCCTATCCGCGACCCGTTCTGCCTGCGCGACAGGTACGATGGAGCACAATGCGGCATTTTTCGCGAATTCACTCTTTCCAGCCTGGTGACGGAAGTCGATCCGGGCGCCGACACATGCGACGGCGACAGCGGCGGGCCGGTTTATTTCATCGGAACCAAATCGTTGCCGGAGGGGGTCGAACTGCACCGAATGCTGGTGGGAATAACCTCCAGAGGGCTGGGCGGCGTACCCCAGTTCGGCCAGGGTTATTGCGGTGGTGGCGGCGTCTACACCGCGGTTGCGCATCCCGACGTGTTGAAATGGTTGGCCGTCAATGGAGTGCCATTGGAGGTCGGCCTGACGGCGAAAAGATTTGCCGAGAAAGCCTTCGTCGAAAAATCCATCTTCGACCAATAG
- a CDS encoding anion transporter gives MTWTGAGALFILAATYAGVAVGRIPGLRLDRAGIALLGGAAMIAIGAIGIEDAYRAINFDTITLLLGMMIVVAHLKVSGAFRALGGFAIEHAHAPFMLLIMVTLLTGVLSAFLVNDAICLVMAPIVVHVTRVIRRNPVPYLIATCTASNCGSVATITGNPQNMVIGALSGISYPAFTAALAPVALFGLVAVIVIIRIVYRAEFARPAELSPEVYRGRMLPGQVLKATIVCLALAVAFFAGVPVAKAALIAGAFLLVTRAIKPHRIYREIDGPLLFMFAGLFVVVAGAERTLLTPDMIAWAKTIGLDDVWRLSGFTAVLSNIMSNVPAVLALRPFIPGLENPERAWLVVAMSSTLAGNFTLLGSVANLIVAEQAKAAGKELSFMSFFKVGLPLTLLTLLAGTAWLAL, from the coding sequence ATGACATGGACGGGCGCCGGCGCGCTTTTCATCCTGGCAGCCACCTATGCCGGCGTGGCCGTCGGGCGCATTCCGGGCCTCAGGCTCGACCGTGCCGGCATCGCGCTGCTCGGCGGGGCCGCCATGATCGCCATCGGTGCGATCGGCATCGAGGACGCCTACCGCGCCATCAATTTCGACACCATCACGCTCTTGCTCGGCATGATGATCGTGGTGGCGCATCTGAAGGTGTCCGGCGCCTTCCGCGCGCTTGGCGGTTTCGCCATCGAGCACGCGCACGCGCCGTTCATGCTCTTGATCATGGTGACGCTTCTGACCGGCGTGCTCTCCGCTTTCCTGGTCAATGACGCGATCTGCCTGGTGATGGCGCCGATCGTCGTCCACGTCACCCGCGTCATCCGGCGCAACCCGGTTCCCTATCTCATCGCCACCTGCACGGCCTCCAACTGCGGCAGCGTCGCCACCATCACCGGCAATCCGCAGAACATGGTGATCGGCGCGCTGTCGGGCATTTCCTATCCGGCCTTCACGGCAGCGCTCGCGCCGGTGGCGCTGTTCGGCCTTGTCGCCGTCATCGTCATCATCCGCATCGTCTACCGTGCCGAATTTGCGCGGCCCGCGGAGCTCAGCCCCGAGGTCTATCGCGGCCGCATGCTGCCGGGGCAGGTGCTGAAGGCGACCATCGTCTGCCTGGCGCTGGCGGTCGCCTTCTTCGCCGGCGTGCCTGTCGCCAAGGCGGCGCTGATCGCCGGCGCCTTCCTGCTCGTCACCCGCGCAATCAAGCCGCACCGCATCTATCGCGAGATCGACGGGCCGCTGCTCTTCATGTTCGCCGGCCTGTTCGTGGTGGTGGCGGGCGCCGAGCGCACGCTGCTCACCCCCGACATGATCGCCTGGGCAAAGACCATCGGCCTCGACGATGTCTGGCGGCTATCCGGCTTCACCGCCGTGCTTTCCAACATCATGAGCAACGTGCCCGCGGTGCTGGCGCTGCGGCCCTTCATCCCGGGACTCGAAAACCCCGAGCGCGCCTGGCTGGTCGTGGCGATGAGCTCGACGCTCGCCGGCAATTTCACCCTGCTCGGCTCCGTCGCCAACCTCATCGTCGCCGAACAGGCGAAGGCGGCGGGCAAGGAACTCTCCTTCATGTCCTTCTTCAAGGTCGGCCTGCCGCTGACCTTGCTGACGCTCCTCGCCGGCACGGCGTGGCTCGCCTTATAG
- a CDS encoding Thivi_2564 family membrane protein → MGVSILIGILITFLVVILVLYLIQRLPLDGRTRQIAQVVVIIIGIISLLRYLAVF, encoded by the coding sequence ATGGGTGTATCGATTCTCATCGGCATCCTGATCACCTTCCTTGTGGTGATCCTGGTGCTTTATCTCATTCAGCGCCTGCCGCTCGACGGCCGCACAAGACAGATCGCCCAGGTCGTCGTCATCATCATCGGCATCATCTCGCTGCTCAGATACCTTGCGGTGTTCTAG